Proteins encoded together in one Miscanthus floridulus cultivar M001 chromosome 16, ASM1932011v1, whole genome shotgun sequence window:
- the LOC136512326 gene encoding uncharacterized protein At4g15545-like, with protein MAEEGEEAAPPAAMVGEDDAAAGEAAPTVVDFGLPAELMSVLPSDPFAQLDVARRITSMALSHRLGRLEAEAARLRSQLAERDAEAEDLRERVEQLDAALAVATGRGAAEAALLRSQLAERDAEAEDLRERVEQLDALLAIATGRLRRAEEEKEALLRDNSALSNTVTKLNRDVAKLEVFKKTLVQSLQEDDSSDNTAPGARVAATSNFSSAPSDENSAFPTSKSSQVSETASSVSEENNQVDPDAPMPPRPGRPHVFLPSYNSTPRMTPPGSPPRRFASVSPPRRHSISITSMNMFNDRSSGFSGQHSSPFDAPSQTGRTRVDGKEFFRQVRNRLSYEQFGAFLANVKELNAHRQTREDTLRKADEIFGPENKDLYSIFESLITRNIR; from the exons atggcagaggaaggggaggaggcggcgccTCCGGCCGCGATGGTGGGGGAGGACGACGCGGCGGCCGGGGAGGCGGCGCCGACCGTGGTGGACTTTGGGCTGCCCGCTGAGCTGATGTCCGTGCTGCCATCGGACCCGTTCGCTCAGCTGGACGTGGCGCGCAGGATCACCTCCATGGCGCTCTCGCACCGCCTCGGCCGCCTCGAGGCCGAGGCGGCGCGCCTGCGCTCGCAGCTCGCCGAGCGCGACGCCGAGGCCGAGGACCTCCGGGAGCGCGTCGAGCAGCTCGACGCCGCGCTCGCCGTCGCTACCGGCCGCGGAGCGGCCGAGGCGGCGCTCCTGCGCTCGCAGCTCGCCGAGCGCGACGCCGAGGCCGAGGACCTCCGGGAGCGCGTCGAGCAGCTCGACGCCTTGCTCGCCATCGCCACCGGCCGCCTCCGCCGCGCCGAGGAGGAAAAG GAGGCACTGCTGCGGGACAACTCTGCGCTGTCCAACACCGTTACGAAGTTGAACAGAGATGTCGCCAAG TTGGAAGTTTTCAAAAAGACACTTGTGCAGTCCCTCCAGGAAGACGACAGCAGTGAT AATACTGCTCCCGGGGCAAGAGTTGCAGCAACTTCAAATTTCTCCTCTGCACCATCAG ATGAAAATTCTGCATTTCCAACTTCCAAATCATCACAGGTTTCAGAAACTGCAAGTTCAGTTTCGGAGGAAAATAACCAAGTTGACCCAGATG CACCTATGCCACCCCGTCCTGGACGTCCACATGTATTTTTGCCATCGTACAACAGCACACCAAGGATGACTCCCCCAGGCTCACCTCCAAGGCGTTTTGCATCGGTATCACCGCCAAGGCGGCATTCAATCTCCATTACGTCGATGAATATGTTTAATGACAGGTCCTCAGGCTTTTCTGGTCAGCATAGCTCTCCATTTGACGCTCCAAGTCAAACAG GACGAACAAGAGTTGATGGAAAGGAGTTCTTTCGTCAGGTCAG AAATCGATTATCGTATGAGCAGTTTGGTGCATTCCTGGCTAATGTGAAGGAGCTGAACGCACACAGGCAGACCAGAGAG GATACCTTAAGAAAGGCTGATGAAATCTTCGGTCCTGAAAACAAGGACCTGTACAGCATTTTTGAGAGCCTAATAACTCGCAACATTCGCTAG